In Henriciella litoralis, the genomic window CTGCGGCGCGGACGTGGTCAGCGGCGGCGAACTAAAGCGAGCCCGCGCGGCAGGCATTCCGGCCTCGCGGATCGTTTTCTCCGGTGTGGGCAAGACCCGCAGCGAGATGCGCCTTGGTCTCGAAGAGGGTATTCACCAGTTCAACATTGAAAGCTCGGCAGAGCTCGCCGTACTCGCTGACGTGGCCAAGTCTATGGGCAAGACGGCAAAGGTCGCGGTGCGGGTTAATCCTGATGTTGCCGCGGGCGGACACCCCAACATCTCCACCGGCAAATCCGGCGACAAGTTTGGTGTGCCATGGAGCGAGGCTGAGCTGGCCTACGACCAGATCGCTGAGACTGATGGCATCGAAGCGGTCGGCGTTGATGTCCATATCGGCTCCCAGATCGACGAGATCGCGCCTATGCAGGCGGCGTTTGAGCGGGTGATCGACCTCATCAAGCGCTTGCGTGACAAAGGCCATGCGATCAGCCGGGTTGATCTCGGGGGCGGTCTTGGCATCCCTTACAAGTCGTCTGACACGCCGCCACCTCCCTCGGATTATGCCAATATGATCCGGGAGGTGACGGAAGGGCTCGGTCTCGATGTCATCCTGGAGCCAGGCCGTGTGATTGCGGGCAATGCCGGTGTCCTCGTGACAGAAGCGCTGTTCGTAAAGCCGGCGCCCCAGCGTAATTTCCTCATTATCGATGCGGGCATGAATGACCTCATGCGCCCGGCGCTCTATCAGGCCCATCATGATTTCATGCCGCTCCGTGAGCGACCCGAAGACGCCGAACAGGTGCGCTATGACATTGTCGGCCCGATCTGTGAGTCGACCGACAAGTTCGCTGCAGAACGCCTCATGCCCCGCATTGAAGGCGGTGACCGTCTCGCGATAATGTCAGCGGGTGCCTATGGTGCCGTGCTTTCGTCGCAATACAATGCGAGACCTCTTGTTGCGGAAGTGCTTGTCGATGGCGACCAGTATGCGGTCGTGCGCAGGCGTCCTGAATTTGAGGAAATGGTCGCGCTGGAGAACATACCTGATTGGCTGAGCTGAAACGCATCCCCGGAATAGAGCCCAAGATTGCGCGGACCAAACGCGCGCTCTGGCGGCTTAGCGCGGTGCGCGCTTTCTGGCCTTTGCTGATCATCCTCTCGGTTTTTGTGTTTCTGGCCCTGACAGGCCTTCTCGACGCGTCGACCGACAAGCTCGCCGCGCTCTCCCTGATTATCTTCGTTGTCGGCGTTGGCGTGCTGGGTGTGCTTGGCTGGATGCGGTTTCGCGGTCCGCAGCGGCGTGAAGCCATCGATCTGCTCGACCGCCAGTCAGACCTGCGCCCTCTGTCCACCCTCAATGACCGGCCCGCGCGGCCTGAAGCCAAAGGTGTCGCGCTCTGGCGGGCGCATGAGACGAGGCTGACCGATGCGGCCCGCCGTCTGCAGGTGCCGTCCTTTGCGGGGCGGTGGAAAGAGGTCGACCCGTTTTATCTCCGCTACCTCGTTCCGGCCGCGCTATTTGTCCTGGTTCTGATGACATGGAATGTAGCCGGCGAGCGGCTGCAGCGTGCCGTCAATCCGGACTTTGGCAGCCTGTTTGGCGCTGAAACGATCCGCATCGAAGCCTGGATCACGCCGCCGCGCCATACCGGCAAGCCGCCCATCTTTCTCCAATCCGGACAGGACGCTGTTCGCGTGCCGGCTGGCTCAGAAGTGACGGTGCGCGCTGAGGCGCCGTCTGCGCCGAAGCTCGTCGTCGATGCCAGCGATGAGCGCCAATCCTTCCGGTTTGACACCACGCCTGAAGGCGCCTTCGAAGCGCGGGCGATCATTTCCGCTGACAGCGATATAAGCGTCACCTGGTGGGGGGATCGGGCCACCTGGCAAATCCTCGCCTCGCCGGATGCCCCGCCTGAGGTCGAGTGGGTCTCGACCCCTGAACTGACGCCGACCGACAAGACAGAGTTTTCCTGGAAAACCTCAGATGATTACGGCGTTTCGAAGCTGGAGCTGGTGCTGACGCGCACCGACCAGTCAAATGGCGTGGAAGAGGCCGTTGAGGTTCAGTTGCCTTCAATTGCGCCGAAAGAAGCTGAAGATACCACCGCCATCGACATGACCCGCAATCGCTGGGCCGGGCTTGAGGTTAGCGCGCGCCTCAGGGCCACCGATGGGGCCGGACAGGCAAGCCTTTCAGAGCCTGCCGTCTTCATTCTGCCGGAAAAGCTGCTGCTTCAACCGCTCGCCCGCGCCATTCAGGATATCCGTGTCACTATCCTGCGCGAGGATGGTGAATATGAAACGGTCGAGAATGAAAATGGTGAGGCGCTGGAGGCAGGCGCGGTCTTTACCGCCGCCACACAGCGCATTGGCCGCGCGCCACCAGGCATTCAGCGCGCGTCGCTGATGATTGAAGCCGTCACCTATGAAGCGCCGCGCTACTTCGAGGATATCAGCATCTATTTTGCCCTGCGCCATGTTGAAGGCATGTTGCAGGCCGCAAGTTCAACTGACGAGGCCGACACGACCGAGCCGATCCTCTGGGCCATGGCGCTACGGGCTGAGTATGGCAGCGCCGCAGATGCCTTGCGCGCGCTACAGGCCGCCCGCAAAGCGCTTGAGGAAGCCTTGCGGGACGGCGCGTCCGAAGCAGAAATCCAGCGCCGCCTGGAAGCGTTCAAGCAGGCGGCCAAGAACTACATGGCCGCAAGAATGGCAGAGGCGCTCGCCAATGGCCTCGAAGCG contains:
- the lysA gene encoding diaminopimelate decarboxylase, producing MHHFTYRDGRLFCEDVALDTIADAVGTPVYVYSSATLKRHARVIAEAFDGMSCLIAYSVKANGNLAVLRTLANEGCGADVVSGGELKRARAAGIPASRIVFSGVGKTRSEMRLGLEEGIHQFNIESSAELAVLADVAKSMGKTAKVAVRVNPDVAAGGHPNISTGKSGDKFGVPWSEAELAYDQIAETDGIEAVGVDVHIGSQIDEIAPMQAAFERVIDLIKRLRDKGHAISRVDLGGGLGIPYKSSDTPPPPSDYANMIREVTEGLGLDVILEPGRVIAGNAGVLVTEALFVKPAPQRNFLIIDAGMNDLMRPALYQAHHDFMPLRERPEDAEQVRYDIVGPICESTDKFAAERLMPRIEGGDRLAIMSAGAYGAVLSSQYNARPLVAEVLVDGDQYAVVRRRPEFEEMVALENIPDWLS
- a CDS encoding DUF4175 domain-containing protein produces the protein MAELKRIPGIEPKIARTKRALWRLSAVRAFWPLLIILSVFVFLALTGLLDASTDKLAALSLIIFVVGVGVLGVLGWMRFRGPQRREAIDLLDRQSDLRPLSTLNDRPARPEAKGVALWRAHETRLTDAARRLQVPSFAGRWKEVDPFYLRYLVPAALFVLVLMTWNVAGERLQRAVNPDFGSLFGAETIRIEAWITPPRHTGKPPIFLQSGQDAVRVPAGSEVTVRAEAPSAPKLVVDASDERQSFRFDTTPEGAFEARAIISADSDISVTWWGDRATWQILASPDAPPEVEWVSTPELTPTDKTEFSWKTSDDYGVSKLELVLTRTDQSNGVEEAVEVQLPSIAPKEAEDTTAIDMTRNRWAGLEVSARLRATDGAGQASLSEPAVFILPEKLLLQPLARAIQDIRVTILREDGEYETVENENGEALEAGAVFTAATQRIGRAPPGIQRASLMIEAVTYEAPRYFEDISIYFALRHVEGMLQAASSTDEADTTEPILWAMALRAEYGSAADALRALQAARKALEEALRDGASEAEIQRRLEAFKQAAKNYMAARMAEALANGLEAPPDDTDGAQNGAGAGLGGSDFADMLDALSDLTETGATDQARQLLSDITNMLENLEFQQGNGSGDGMPGMPGEQGENDEDVPQEERELSDTLRELSDLLREQRELNDETLAEQRGERGPQPGQQPGEPQGPDGEGQDQPGANGEFGEEGTSLAERQDQLGDMIEEMLRRRGEDGEGAGAGELDENAMRAIERAQRRAADSLRDGNTMRAQRNQDDATDRLGELAQQLAGELDAARRERLGDEYGSSSDEVDPFGRPMGGVADGRDVNIPDEAERQRAKDILEELRRRYGDAADEEERDYLQRLLDRF